In Populus nigra chromosome 1, ddPopNigr1.1, whole genome shotgun sequence, one genomic interval encodes:
- the LOC133671515 gene encoding ras-related protein Rab7-like, producing the protein MATRRRMLLKVIILGDSGVGKTSLMNQYVNRRFSNQYKATIGADFLTKEVHFEDRLFTLQIWDTAGQERFQSLGVAFYRGADCCVLVHDVNVMKSFENLNNWREEFLIQASPSDPENFPFVVFGNKIDVDGGNSRVVSEKKAKAWCAAKGNIPYFETSAKEGFNVDAAFQCIAKNALKNEPEEEIYLPDTIDVAGGGRQQTSTGCEC; encoded by the exons ATGGCTACTCGTAGACGCATGCTCTTGAAGGTTATAATTCTCGGTGATAGCGG GGTAGGCAAGACATCACTAATGAATCA GTATGTGAATCGAAGGTTCAGTAATCAATACAAGGCGACGATAGGAGCTGACTTCTTAACCAAAGAAGTCCATTTTGAGGATAGATTGTTCACATTGCAG ATATGGGATACTGCAGGACAAGAGAGGTTTCAAAGTCTTGGAGTGGCTTTCTACCGTGGTGCAGACTGTTGTGTTCTTGTGCATGATGTGAATGTCATGAAGTCATTTGAGAATCTTAATAATTGGCGAGAAGAGTTTCTGATTCAG GCTAGCCCATCTGACCCTGAAAACTTCCCATTTGTTGTGTTCGGGAACAAGATTGATGTTGATGGAGGCAATAGTCGAGTG GTTTCTGAGAAGAAAGCGAAGGCATGGTGCGCTGCTAAGGGAAACATACCTTACTTTGAGACTTCCGCAAAAGAAGGTTTCAATGTGGACGCTGCATTTCAGTGCATAGCCAAAAATGCGCTTAAGAATGAACCTGAAGAAGAAAT ATACCTTCCTGACACCATTGATGTTGCGGGTGGAGGGCGACAACAAACGTCCACCGGGTGCGAATGTTGA